From Streptomyces sp. 6-11-2, one genomic window encodes:
- a CDS encoding response regulator transcription factor: MPITVLLVDDEPLVRAGLRAVLEAQPDIEVVGEAADGAAVIPLVRQLRPDVVAMDVRMPLMNGIEATRAVLRTVPDPPKIVVVTTFENDEYVYGALRAGADGFLLKRARPAEIVHAVRLVAAGDSLLFPAALRELATRYGEDHGNAAARTAMERAALTEREEQVLRLMARGLSNAEIAARLVVGTETVKSHVSSLLAKLGARDRTQAVIAAYESGFVAPG; the protein is encoded by the coding sequence ATGCCGATCACCGTTCTCCTCGTCGACGACGAACCGCTCGTACGGGCGGGCCTGCGCGCCGTGCTGGAGGCGCAGCCGGACATCGAGGTGGTGGGCGAGGCGGCCGACGGGGCCGCCGTGATCCCCCTGGTGCGGCAACTGCGCCCCGACGTCGTCGCGATGGACGTGCGGATGCCGCTGATGAACGGCATCGAGGCCACCCGGGCCGTGCTGCGCACCGTGCCGGACCCGCCGAAGATCGTGGTGGTGACGACCTTCGAGAACGACGAGTACGTGTACGGGGCGCTGCGCGCGGGCGCCGACGGCTTCCTGCTGAAGCGGGCGCGGCCGGCGGAGATCGTGCACGCGGTACGGCTGGTGGCCGCGGGCGACTCGCTGCTGTTCCCGGCGGCACTGCGGGAGTTGGCCACCCGGTACGGCGAGGACCACGGCAACGCCGCGGCCCGGACGGCCATGGAGCGCGCCGCGCTGACCGAGCGGGAGGAACAGGTGCTGCGCCTCATGGCGCGCGGCCTGTCGAACGCGGAGATCGCCGCGCGCCTGGTGGTGGGGACGGAGACCGTCAAGTCCCATGTGAGTTCCCTGCTGGCCAAACTCGGCGCCCGCGACCGCACGCAGGCGGTCATCGCGGCGTACGAGTCCGGGTTCGTCGCGCCGGGTTGA
- a CDS encoding sensor histidine kinase: MPGLLSPLTRAVTYTRWLHLLVGAIVPFVCAMVYPGLVAPTPGDWALIAVLPVPLVLAAAMVPSMRRAEGLQARLMLFPGPHARVRSDEDPEVSAAPSTSWTDRVRTGAWMVLRMEAGLAVALVSGQLMALSLSLVGGAFGDPSVADPLLQVPGHGWWCALLVPVPVLVLLAVAAGAGALMAQAARRLLGPSVRERLSELEERTERLLERNRIAQELHDSLGHALTLAVVQAGAARAAADPEFTDRALEAIEETGRAALEDLEQVLLMLRDTGRPAGPRPALGEADRLLESARSSGARVDAEVTGPLEDVPGPVSREGYRMLQEALTNVLRHAGPVHVRVRIAVEQARLRLEVRNPLTGTTSAAGAGGGRGLRGIRERAALLGGEAKAGQDDGWWLVRVDLPLR, from the coding sequence ATGCCAGGCCTGCTGTCGCCGCTGACGCGTGCGGTCACCTACACCCGTTGGCTCCACCTGCTGGTGGGGGCGATCGTGCCGTTCGTCTGCGCCATGGTCTACCCGGGCCTGGTCGCCCCGACGCCCGGCGACTGGGCACTGATCGCGGTCCTTCCCGTCCCGCTGGTCCTGGCCGCGGCCATGGTGCCCTCGATGCGCCGCGCGGAGGGTCTCCAGGCACGGCTGATGCTGTTCCCCGGACCGCACGCGCGGGTGCGGAGCGACGAGGATCCGGAGGTTTCCGCAGCGCCGTCCACCTCATGGACCGACCGGGTCAGAACGGGTGCCTGGATGGTGCTGCGCATGGAGGCGGGGCTCGCGGTCGCCCTGGTGTCGGGCCAGTTGATGGCGCTCTCGCTGTCGCTCGTCGGCGGAGCCTTCGGGGATCCCAGCGTCGCCGACCCGCTCCTGCAGGTTCCCGGGCACGGCTGGTGGTGCGCCCTCCTCGTACCGGTGCCCGTGCTGGTACTGCTCGCGGTGGCCGCCGGAGCGGGTGCTCTCATGGCCCAGGCCGCCCGCCGCCTGCTCGGGCCGTCGGTCAGGGAGCGTCTGTCGGAGCTGGAGGAACGCACCGAGCGGCTGCTGGAACGCAACCGGATCGCGCAGGAGCTGCACGACTCCCTCGGCCACGCGCTGACGCTGGCCGTGGTCCAGGCGGGTGCCGCACGGGCGGCCGCCGACCCGGAGTTCACCGACCGGGCGCTGGAGGCCATCGAGGAGACCGGCCGGGCCGCGCTGGAGGACCTGGAGCAGGTCCTGCTCATGCTGCGGGACACGGGACGGCCGGCCGGCCCCCGTCCCGCGCTCGGTGAGGCGGACCGGTTGCTGGAATCCGCGCGGTCCTCGGGCGCGCGGGTCGACGCCGAAGTGACCGGGCCGCTGGAGGACGTGCCCGGGCCCGTCTCCCGCGAGGGCTACCGGATGCTCCAGGAGGCGCTCACCAACGTGCTGCGGCACGCGGGGCCCGTCCACGTGCGCGTGCGCATCGCCGTGGAACAGGCACGACTGCGGCTGGAGGTGCGCAATCCGCTGACCGGGACGACCTCGGCGGCCGGCGCGGGTGGCGGCCGCGGGCTGCGCGGGATCCGTGAGCGGGCGGCGCTGCTCGGCGGCGAGGCCAAGGCGGGGCAGGACGACGGCTGGTGGCTGGTGCGCGTCGACCTGCCGCTGCGGTGA
- a CDS encoding carbohydrate ABC transporter permease, which yields MTKTAARRSAPAVAVRPLPAPPPAGDRRRRRLRDQLHAYGFLLGGLVCFALFSWYPAIRAVVIAFQKYTPGSEPEWVGTANFTRVLHDPEFTAAWRNTLTFTLLALLIGFAVPFVLALVLNELRHAKAFFRVVVYLPVMIPPVVSALLWKWFYDPGAGLANEALRFLHLPTSNWTNGTDTALVSLVIVATWANMGGTVLIYLAALQSIPGELYEAAELDGANLLQRVRHVTVPQTRFVILMLMLLQIIATMQVFTEPFVITGGGPENATVTVLYLIYKYAFLYNDFGGACALSVMLLVLLGGFSAAYLRLTRSEGDA from the coding sequence ATGACGAAGACGGCAGCGCGGCGATCCGCCCCGGCGGTCGCCGTACGCCCCCTCCCGGCGCCGCCCCCGGCAGGGGACCGGAGGCGGCGGCGACTGCGCGACCAGCTCCACGCCTACGGATTCCTCCTCGGCGGCCTCGTCTGCTTCGCCCTGTTCTCCTGGTACCCGGCGATCCGCGCGGTCGTGATCGCCTTCCAGAAGTACACGCCGGGTTCCGAGCCCGAGTGGGTCGGCACCGCGAACTTCACCCGTGTCCTGCACGACCCGGAGTTCACGGCGGCCTGGCGCAACACGCTCACCTTCACGCTGCTGGCCCTGCTCATCGGCTTCGCCGTCCCGTTCGTCCTCGCCCTGGTCCTCAACGAACTCCGCCACGCCAAGGCCTTCTTCCGGGTCGTGGTCTATCTGCCGGTGATGATCCCGCCGGTGGTGAGCGCCCTGCTGTGGAAGTGGTTCTACGACCCCGGCGCCGGCCTCGCCAACGAGGCGCTGCGCTTCCTGCACCTGCCCACCTCGAACTGGACCAACGGCACCGACACCGCCCTGGTCTCCCTGGTGATCGTGGCGACCTGGGCCAACATGGGCGGCACCGTCCTGATCTACCTGGCCGCGCTCCAGTCCATCCCCGGCGAGCTGTACGAGGCCGCCGAACTGGACGGCGCGAACCTCCTCCAGCGCGTCCGGCACGTGACGGTCCCGCAGACCAGGTTCGTCATCCTGATGCTGATGCTCCTTCAGATCATCGCCACCATGCAGGTGTTCACGGAGCCGTTCGTCATCACGGGCGGCGGCCCGGAGAACGCCACGGTCACTGTCCTCTACCTCATCTACAAGTACGCCTTCCTCTACAACGACTTCGGCGGGGCCTGCGCGCTCAGCGTGATGCTCCTGGTCCTGCTCGGCGGGTTCTCCGCCGCCTATCTGCGGCTCACCCGCTCCGAGGGGGACGCATGA
- a CDS encoding glycoside hydrolase family 13 protein, producing the protein MGQPTHARKRTDWWRSAVIYQIYVRSFADGDGNGTGDLAGVRAKLPYLAELGVDALWFNPWYLSPMKDGGYDVADYRAIDPAFGTLAEAEKLISEARELGIRTIVDVVPNHVSDQHPWFRAALAAPPGSPERELFHFRPGRGRHGELPPTDWPSQFVGSTEPVWTRLPDGDWYLHLFTPEQPDLNWAHRAVRQEHEDILRFWFERGVAGVRIDSAALLAKDPALPDFVEGRDPHPFVDRDELHDVYRSWRAVADAYEGVFVGEVWLPDPERFARYLRPDELHTAFNFSFLSCPWDAGRLRDSIDTTLAEHAPVGAPATWVLCNHDVTRTVTRYGRADTGFDFAAKAFGTPTDLSLGTRRARAAALLSLALPGAVYVYQGEELGLPEADIPLDRVEDPMHFRSGGTDPGRDGCRVPLPWAADAPHAGFGSHEEPWLPQPADWPVYAVDRQQSDPSSMLTLYREAIRLRPAFGDAPLTWLPAPEGVLAFTRADGTTCVVNLAATPAELPGHTELLLSSGPLDETGRLPQDTAVWLRA; encoded by the coding sequence GTGGGACAGCCCACCCATGCCCGGAAGCGGACCGACTGGTGGCGCTCCGCCGTCATCTACCAGATCTACGTGCGCAGCTTCGCGGACGGCGACGGGAACGGCACCGGCGACCTCGCCGGAGTCCGCGCGAAGCTCCCGTACCTCGCCGAACTCGGCGTCGACGCCCTGTGGTTCAACCCGTGGTACCTGTCGCCGATGAAGGACGGCGGCTACGACGTCGCCGACTACCGGGCCATCGACCCGGCCTTCGGAACCCTCGCCGAGGCGGAGAAGCTGATCTCGGAAGCCCGGGAACTGGGCATCCGCACCATCGTCGACGTCGTACCGAACCACGTCTCCGACCAGCACCCGTGGTTCCGCGCCGCGCTCGCCGCGCCGCCGGGCAGCCCGGAACGCGAGCTGTTCCACTTCCGCCCCGGACGCGGCCGGCACGGCGAACTGCCGCCCACCGACTGGCCGTCACAGTTCGTCGGCTCCACCGAACCGGTGTGGACCCGGCTGCCCGACGGCGACTGGTACCTGCACCTGTTCACGCCCGAGCAGCCGGACCTCAACTGGGCCCACAGGGCGGTCCGCCAGGAGCACGAGGACATCCTGCGCTTCTGGTTCGAGCGGGGCGTCGCGGGCGTCCGCATCGACTCGGCCGCCCTGCTCGCCAAGGACCCCGCGCTGCCGGACTTCGTCGAGGGCCGCGATCCCCACCCGTTCGTCGACCGCGACGAACTCCACGACGTCTACCGCTCCTGGCGGGCCGTGGCCGACGCCTACGAGGGCGTCTTCGTCGGCGAGGTGTGGCTGCCCGACCCGGAGCGTTTCGCCCGCTACCTGCGCCCCGACGAACTCCACACCGCCTTCAACTTCTCGTTCCTGTCCTGTCCCTGGGACGCCGGACGGCTGCGGGACTCGATCGACACGACGCTCGCCGAGCACGCCCCGGTGGGGGCACCCGCCACCTGGGTGCTGTGCAACCACGACGTCACCCGCACGGTCACCCGCTACGGCCGCGCCGACACCGGCTTCGACTTCGCCGCCAAGGCCTTCGGCACCCCCACCGACCTGTCCCTCGGCACCCGGCGGGCCCGTGCGGCCGCGCTGCTGTCCCTCGCCCTGCCCGGCGCGGTCTACGTGTACCAGGGCGAGGAACTCGGCCTGCCCGAGGCCGACATCCCCCTCGACCGCGTCGAGGACCCGATGCACTTCCGCTCCGGCGGCACCGACCCGGGCCGCGACGGCTGCCGGGTCCCGCTGCCGTGGGCGGCCGACGCGCCCCACGCCGGCTTCGGCTCCCACGAGGAACCGTGGCTGCCGCAGCCCGCCGACTGGCCCGTGTACGCCGTCGACCGGCAGCAGAGCGACCCCTCCTCCATGCTCACCCTCTACCGCGAGGCGATCCGCCTCCGCCCGGCCTTCGGCGACGCCCCCCTGACCTGGCTGCCCGCCCCCGAAGGCGTCCTCGCCTTCACCCGCGCCGACGGCACGACCTGTGTCGTCAACCTCGCCGCCACCCCCGCCGAACTCCCCGGACACACAGAACTCCTGCTGAGCAGCGGCCCGTTGGACGAGACCGGCCGTCTCCCGCAGGACACGGCGGTCTGGCTGCGCGCCTGA
- a CDS encoding ABC transporter substrate-binding protein — MSSTGFRRTFVAIGVCSSLALVATACGSSDDESSGGKTRITVNCEPPKSAKVDRKFFEEDIASFEKRNPDIDVVAHDAFPCQDPKTFDAKLAGGQMEDVFYTYFTDAKHVVDINQAADLTPYVKELKSYDTIQQQLRDIYTVDGKIYGVPRTGYSMGLIYNRKLFEKAGLDPDKPPATWEEVRAAAKKIAALGGGTVGYADYSAQNQGGWHFTAELYSQGGDVVDADGKKATVDTPEGHAVLQNLHDMRWTDDSMGSKQLLIINDVQQMMGSGKLGMYLSAPDNIPILVKEKGGNYKDLALAPMPGGKGTLIGGDGYMFNKKDTPEQIRAGLKWLDHMFLTPGSGFLGDYARAKKNDGPVGLPEPRLFTGAADAKDQEVKKANANVPVENYQAFLDGNKNLQLKIEPPNAQQIYSVLDGVVSAVLTKKDANIDQLLKDASGKIDSILARS; from the coding sequence ATGTCAAGCACCGGCTTCCGCCGCACCTTTGTGGCGATCGGCGTCTGTTCCTCCCTTGCCCTCGTCGCCACGGCCTGCGGGTCGTCGGACGACGAGTCGTCCGGCGGCAAGACCCGCATCACCGTCAACTGCGAGCCGCCCAAGAGCGCCAAGGTCGACCGGAAGTTCTTCGAGGAGGACATCGCCTCCTTCGAGAAGCGGAACCCGGACATCGACGTCGTCGCGCACGACGCCTTCCCCTGCCAGGACCCGAAGACGTTCGACGCCAAGCTGGCCGGCGGCCAGATGGAGGACGTCTTCTACACCTACTTCACCGACGCCAAGCACGTCGTGGACATCAACCAGGCCGCCGACCTCACCCCGTACGTCAAGGAGCTGAAGAGCTACGACACCATCCAGCAGCAGTTGCGCGACATCTACACCGTCGACGGGAAGATCTACGGCGTCCCGCGCACCGGCTACTCGATGGGCCTGATCTACAACCGCAAGCTCTTCGAGAAGGCGGGCCTCGACCCCGACAAGCCCCCGGCCACCTGGGAGGAGGTCCGCGCCGCCGCCAAGAAGATCGCCGCACTCGGCGGCGGCACCGTCGGCTACGCCGACTACAGCGCCCAGAACCAGGGCGGCTGGCACTTCACCGCCGAGCTGTACTCGCAGGGCGGAGACGTCGTCGACGCCGACGGCAAGAAGGCCACCGTCGACACTCCCGAGGGCCACGCCGTGCTCCAGAACCTGCACGACATGCGCTGGACCGACGACTCCATGGGCAGCAAGCAACTCCTCATCATCAACGACGTGCAGCAGATGATGGGTTCGGGCAAGCTCGGGATGTACCTCTCCGCCCCCGACAACATCCCGATCCTGGTCAAGGAGAAGGGCGGCAACTACAAGGACCTGGCCCTCGCCCCGATGCCCGGCGGCAAGGGCACGCTCATCGGCGGCGACGGCTACATGTTCAACAAGAAGGACACGCCCGAGCAGATCCGCGCCGGCCTCAAGTGGCTCGACCACATGTTCCTCACCCCCGGCTCCGGCTTCCTCGGTGACTACGCCCGCGCCAAGAAGAACGACGGCCCGGTCGGCCTGCCCGAGCCGCGCCTGTTCACCGGCGCCGCCGACGCCAAGGACCAGGAGGTCAAGAAGGCCAACGCGAACGTCCCGGTGGAGAACTACCAGGCCTTCCTCGACGGCAACAAGAACCTCCAGCTGAAGATCGAGCCGCCGAACGCCCAGCAGATCTACTCCGTCCTCGACGGCGTCGTCTCCGCCGTCCTCACCAAGAAGGACGCCAATATCGACCAGCTCCTCAAGGACGCCTCCGGCAAGATCGACAGCATCCTGGCCCGGAGCTGA
- a CDS encoding ABC transporter ATP-binding protein, which produces MNSIHVRGLIKEYGGTRALDRLTCTVEPGRVTGFLGPNGAGKSTTMRLVLGLDRPTAGSATVGGRPYAALGEPLRTVGALLDAQAAHGSRTARDQLRFLAVSNRIPARRVDEVLQETGLASVAGRRIRTFSLGMRQRLGVAAALLGDPPVLMLDEPANGLDPEGIVWIRELLRRLAGEGRTVLVSSHLMNETAAFADHLVVLGRGRLLADTPMEDFISQHSHPRVRVRAGAPARLRAVLLAEGYTVADGDGGPLVVDGARAEQVGAVAAREGIPVLELSDERASLEQAYLALTTGEAEFAAAAAASPTTPQEV; this is translated from the coding sequence ATGAACAGCATCCACGTGCGAGGCCTCATCAAGGAGTACGGCGGCACCCGGGCCCTCGACCGTCTGACGTGCACCGTCGAACCGGGCCGGGTCACCGGGTTCCTCGGCCCCAACGGCGCCGGGAAGTCCACCACCATGCGGCTCGTCCTCGGCCTCGACCGCCCCACCGCCGGCTCCGCCACCGTGGGCGGCCGCCCGTACGCGGCCCTGGGCGAGCCCCTGCGCACCGTCGGCGCGCTGCTGGACGCGCAGGCGGCCCACGGTTCCCGTACCGCCCGCGACCAGCTGCGCTTCCTCGCCGTCAGCAACCGCATCCCGGCCCGCCGCGTGGACGAGGTGCTCCAGGAGACCGGTCTCGCCTCCGTGGCCGGCCGCCGCATCCGCACCTTCTCCCTCGGCATGCGCCAGCGCCTCGGCGTCGCCGCCGCGCTCCTCGGGGACCCGCCCGTCCTCATGCTGGACGAACCCGCCAACGGCCTCGACCCGGAAGGGATCGTCTGGATCCGCGAGTTGCTGCGCCGGCTGGCTGGGGAAGGCCGCACGGTCCTGGTCTCCAGCCACCTGATGAACGAGACCGCGGCCTTCGCCGACCATCTCGTCGTGCTCGGCCGGGGCCGGCTCCTCGCCGACACCCCCATGGAGGACTTCATCTCACAGCACAGCCACCCGCGCGTCCGGGTGCGTGCCGGCGCGCCCGCCCGGCTGCGGGCCGTGCTGCTGGCCGAGGGATACACGGTGGCGGACGGCGACGGCGGCCCGCTGGTGGTCGACGGCGCCAGAGCCGAGCAGGTCGGAGCCGTCGCCGCCCGCGAAGGCATCCCGGTTCTCGAACTCAGCGACGAACGGGCCTCCCTGGAGCAGGCCTATCTCGCCCTCACGACCGGCGAGGCCGAGTTCGCCGCCGCGGCCGCCGCGTCCCCGACCACCCCGCAGGAGGTGTGA
- a CDS encoding LacI family DNA-binding transcriptional regulator, translating into MTRRLAEVAKKVGVSEATVSRVLNGKPGVSDATRQAVLSALDVLGYERPTQLRGERARLVGLVLPELQNPIFPAFAEAIGGALAQLGLTPVLCTQTKGGVSEADYVELLLQQQVSGVVFAGGLYAQADAPHAHYRRLADRNIPVVLVNAAIEDLGFPAVSCDDAVAVEQAWRHLASLGHERIGLVLGPGDHVPSARKLAAARALAGELPEECVARAIFSIEGGHAAGAKLIDRGVTGIICASDPLALGVVRAARRKGLDVPAQISVVGYDDSALMNCTEPPLTTVRQPIESMGKAAVELLNAQIGGTSVPADELLFEPELVVRGSTAQAPRA; encoded by the coding sequence ATGACGCGACGACTTGCGGAAGTGGCGAAGAAGGTCGGGGTCAGTGAGGCCACGGTCAGCCGGGTGCTCAACGGGAAGCCCGGAGTGTCCGACGCCACCCGGCAGGCGGTGCTCTCCGCGCTGGACGTGCTCGGGTACGAGCGGCCCACGCAGCTGCGCGGGGAGCGGGCCCGGCTGGTGGGCCTGGTCCTGCCCGAGCTGCAGAACCCGATCTTCCCGGCCTTCGCCGAGGCCATCGGCGGCGCGCTGGCGCAGCTCGGGCTCACCCCGGTGCTGTGCACCCAGACCAAGGGCGGGGTCTCCGAGGCGGACTACGTGGAGCTGCTGCTGCAACAGCAGGTCTCCGGCGTCGTGTTCGCCGGCGGGCTGTACGCCCAGGCGGACGCGCCGCACGCCCACTACCGGCGGCTCGCGGACCGCAACATCCCCGTGGTGCTGGTCAACGCGGCCATCGAGGACCTCGGGTTTCCCGCGGTGTCCTGCGACGACGCGGTCGCCGTGGAGCAGGCCTGGCGCCATCTCGCCTCCCTCGGGCACGAGCGGATCGGGCTGGTGCTCGGGCCGGGCGACCATGTGCCGTCGGCGCGGAAGCTGGCGGCGGCCCGCGCTCTCGCGGGCGAGCTGCCCGAGGAGTGCGTGGCCCGGGCGATCTTCTCCATCGAGGGTGGCCACGCGGCCGGGGCCAAGCTGATCGACCGCGGGGTCACCGGCATCATCTGCGCCAGCGACCCGCTCGCACTGGGCGTCGTAAGGGCCGCCCGGCGCAAGGGACTCGACGTGCCCGCCCAGATCTCCGTCGTGGGCTACGACGACTCCGCGCTGATGAACTGCACGGAACCGCCGCTCACCACCGTGCGCCAGCCCATCGAGTCGATGGGCAAGGCGGCGGTCGAGCTGCTCAACGCGCAGATCGGCGGCACCTCCGTACCGGCCGACGAGCTGCTGTTCGAGCCGGAACTGGTGGTCCGCGGCTCCACCGCGCAAGCGCCGCGTGCCTGA
- a CDS encoding carbohydrate ABC transporter permease, with translation MSTRTLISPAVLARPRGKAVYWTVFTGVVLLFALAFLFPVYWMATGAMKSPDEVAQTPPTLLPKRWHLDGFTDAWDLMQLPQHLWNTVVQAAGAWAFQLVFCTAAAYALSKLRPAFGKVVLGGILATLMVPAQALVVPKYLTVADLPLIHTSLLNDPLAIWLPAVANAFNLYLLKRFFDQLPRDVLEAAEIDGAGRLRILWSVVLPMSRPVLGVVSIFALVAVWQDFLWPLMVFSDTGKQPISVALVQLSQNIQLTVLVAAMVIASIPMVALFLVFQRHIIAGISAGSTKG, from the coding sequence ATGAGCACCCGGACCCTGATCTCCCCGGCCGTCCTGGCCCGCCCGCGCGGCAAGGCCGTCTACTGGACCGTGTTCACCGGTGTCGTCCTGCTCTTCGCGCTCGCCTTCCTCTTCCCGGTCTACTGGATGGCGACCGGCGCGATGAAGTCGCCGGACGAGGTCGCGCAGACCCCGCCCACCCTGCTGCCGAAGCGCTGGCACCTCGACGGCTTCACCGACGCCTGGGACCTGATGCAGCTCCCGCAGCACCTGTGGAACACGGTGGTACAGGCCGCCGGCGCCTGGGCGTTCCAGCTGGTGTTCTGCACCGCCGCCGCCTACGCCCTGTCCAAGCTGAGGCCCGCCTTCGGCAAGGTGGTCCTCGGCGGCATCCTGGCCACCCTCATGGTCCCGGCCCAGGCCCTGGTCGTACCGAAGTACCTGACGGTCGCCGATCTGCCGCTGATCCACACGAGCCTGCTCAACGACCCCCTCGCGATCTGGCTGCCCGCCGTCGCCAACGCCTTCAACCTCTACCTCCTCAAACGGTTCTTCGACCAGCTCCCGCGGGACGTACTGGAGGCCGCCGAGATCGACGGCGCCGGACGGCTGCGCATCCTGTGGTCCGTGGTGCTGCCCATGTCCCGGCCGGTCCTCGGCGTGGTCTCGATCTTCGCCCTGGTCGCCGTGTGGCAGGACTTCCTGTGGCCGCTGATGGTCTTCTCCGACACCGGCAAGCAGCCGATCAGCGTGGCCCTCGTCCAGCTGTCGCAGAACATCCAACTGACCGTGCTGGTCGCCGCGATGGTGATCGCCAGCATTCCGATGGTCGCCCTGTTCCTCGTCTTCCAGCGGCACATCATCGCCGGGATCAGCGCCGGCAGCACCAAGGGCTGA
- a CDS encoding discoidin domain-containing protein gives MHANSRARSARRLPAIGASVALAAGMLVTLGAPAAHAAAGATLPFTSVEAESATTSGTRIGPDYTQGTLASEASGRQAVRLATGQRVEFTVPRAANAVNVSYSVPDGQSGTLNVYVNGTRLSKTLAVTSKYSYVDTGWIAGAKTHHFYDNARLLLGQNVQPGDKVAVEAANVQVTVDVADFEQVAAAASQPAGSVSVTSRGADPSGQGDSTQAFRDALSAAQGGVVWIPPGDYRLTSSLSGVQNVTLQGAGSWYSVVHASRFIDQSSSSGNVRIKDFAVIGEVTERVDSSPDNFVNGSLGPNSSVSGMWLQHLKVGLWLTGNNDNLVVENSRILDTTADGLNLNGTAKGVKVRNNFLRNQGDDSLAMWSLYGPDTNSSFENNTISQPNLANGIAIYGGTDITVKDNLISDTNALGSGIAISNQKFLDPFSPLAGTITVDGNTLVRAGAMNPNWNHPMAALRVDSYDSAINATVRIANTTITDSPYSAFEFVSGGGYGYPVRGVTVDGATVKNTGTVVVQAEAQGAATFRGVTATGVGAAGIYNCPYPANSGSFALTDGGGNSGWTSTWSDCSTWPKPGQGNPDPDPSRNLAKGRPATATGSQDVYTPGNGVDGNANTYWESTNNAFPQSLTVDLGSNQAVRRLVLKLPPSSAWGARTQTITVQGSTDGSSYSTVVGSQGYRFDPASGNTATVSLPGNTNLRWLRLTVSANTGWPAGQFSEVEAYLTP, from the coding sequence ATGCACGCGAACAGCAGGGCCAGATCAGCCCGGCGCCTGCCGGCCATCGGGGCGAGCGTCGCCCTCGCCGCCGGCATGCTCGTCACCCTCGGCGCGCCCGCCGCCCACGCCGCGGCGGGCGCCACCCTCCCTTTCACCTCGGTCGAGGCCGAGTCCGCGACCACGAGCGGGACCAGGATCGGGCCCGACTACACCCAGGGCACCCTCGCCTCCGAGGCCTCCGGACGCCAGGCCGTCCGGTTGGCCACCGGGCAGCGCGTGGAGTTCACCGTGCCGCGCGCCGCCAACGCCGTGAACGTCTCCTACAGCGTCCCCGACGGCCAGTCCGGCACGCTCAACGTGTACGTCAACGGCACGAGGCTGAGCAAGACGCTCGCGGTCACCTCGAAGTACTCCTACGTCGACACCGGCTGGATCGCCGGCGCCAAGACGCACCACTTCTACGACAACGCCCGGTTGCTGCTGGGGCAGAACGTCCAGCCCGGCGACAAGGTCGCCGTGGAGGCCGCGAACGTCCAGGTCACCGTGGACGTCGCCGACTTCGAGCAGGTAGCCGCGGCCGCCTCCCAGCCGGCCGGATCGGTCTCCGTCACCTCCAGGGGCGCCGACCCCAGCGGCCAGGGCGACTCCACCCAGGCCTTCCGGGACGCCCTCTCCGCCGCGCAGGGCGGCGTGGTGTGGATCCCGCCGGGCGACTACCGGCTCACGTCCTCACTGAGCGGCGTCCAGAACGTCACCCTCCAGGGCGCGGGCAGCTGGTACTCGGTCGTGCACGCCTCCCGCTTCATCGACCAGTCCAGCTCCTCGGGGAACGTGCGCATCAAGGACTTCGCGGTCATCGGCGAGGTCACCGAGCGCGTCGACTCCAGCCCCGACAACTTCGTCAACGGCTCGCTCGGACCGAACTCCTCCGTCTCCGGCATGTGGCTCCAGCACCTGAAGGTCGGCCTGTGGCTGACCGGCAACAACGACAACCTCGTCGTCGAGAACAGCCGCATCCTCGACACCACCGCCGACGGCCTCAACCTCAACGGCACCGCCAAGGGCGTGAAGGTCCGCAACAACTTCCTGCGCAACCAGGGCGACGACTCGCTCGCCATGTGGTCGCTGTACGGGCCGGACACCAACAGCAGCTTCGAGAACAACACCATCTCGCAGCCGAACCTCGCCAACGGCATCGCGATCTACGGCGGTACGGACATCACGGTGAAGGACAACCTGATCTCCGACACCAACGCCCTCGGCAGCGGCATCGCGATCTCCAACCAGAAGTTCCTCGACCCCTTCTCGCCGCTGGCCGGCACCATCACCGTCGACGGCAACACGCTGGTGCGCGCCGGCGCGATGAACCCCAACTGGAACCACCCGATGGCCGCGCTGCGCGTCGACTCCTACGACAGCGCCATCAACGCCACCGTCCGCATCGCCAACACCACGATCACCGACAGCCCGTACAGCGCCTTCGAGTTCGTGTCGGGCGGAGGCTACGGGTACCCGGTCAGGGGCGTCACCGTCGACGGCGCGACCGTGAAGAACACCGGCACGGTCGTCGTCCAGGCCGAGGCGCAGGGCGCGGCCACCTTCCGGGGCGTGACCGCTACCGGCGTGGGCGCGGCGGGCATCTACAACTGCCCCTATCCGGCCAACTCGGGCAGCTTCGCGCTGACCGACGGCGGCGGCAACTCCGGCTGGACATCCACCTGGTCGGACTGCTCGACCTGGCCCAAGCCCGGCCAGGGCAACCCCGATCCCGACCCGAGCCGCAACCTCGCCAAGGGCCGCCCGGCCACCGCCACCGGCTCCCAGGACGTCTACACCCCGGGCAACGGGGTGGACGGGAACGCCAACACCTACTGGGAGTCCACCAACAACGCCTTCCCGCAGTCCCTGACGGTCGACCTGGGCTCGAACCAGGCCGTACGCCGACTCGTGCTGAAGCTGCCGCCGTCGTCGGCCTGGGGCGCCCGCACCCAGACGATCACCGTGCAGGGCAGCACCGACGGCTCGTCCTACTCGACCGTCGTCGGCTCCCAGGGCTACCGCTTCGACCCGGCGAGCGGCAACACGGCCACCGTGTCCTTGCCGGGCAACACCAACCTCCGCTGGCTGCGCCTGACGGTCAGCGCCAACACCGGCTGGCCGGCGGGCCAGTTCAGTGAAGTGGAGGCCTACCTCACCCCGTGA